The proteins below come from a single Dermatophilaceae bacterium Soc4.6 genomic window:
- a CDS encoding sulfurtransferase TusA family protein: protein MSTTDPDGVVQLDARGERCPLPVIRLGRLALELGPGALVRLLADDQAALSDVPAFCRMRGHDLLATSLWAGPPVSPDTRPDTRPDGPATAYLVRVSATAPAAAPGAPRRAARGSATGTPA from the coding sequence GTGAGCACCACCGACCCCGACGGCGTCGTGCAGCTCGATGCCCGCGGCGAGCGCTGCCCCCTGCCGGTCATCCGGCTCGGACGACTGGCCCTCGAGCTCGGGCCGGGGGCGCTGGTGCGGCTGCTGGCGGACGACCAGGCGGCGCTCAGTGACGTGCCCGCCTTCTGCCGGATGCGGGGTCACGACCTGCTCGCGACCTCGCTCTGGGCCGGGCCACCGGTGTCACCCGACACCAGGCCCGACACCAGGCCGGACGGGCCAGCCACCGCCTACCTCGTGCGCGTCAGCGCCACGGCGCCGGCAGCGGCGCCCGGAGCGCCTCGGCGAGCAGCTCGCGGTAGCGCGACCGGGACACCTGCGTGA
- a CDS encoding aminotransferase class V-fold PLP-dependent enzyme — protein sequence MTPDHRARALLDATPGPMHPAALETLMAALDSGWADPRRLHREGRAARRLLDTARESVAAQLGVRPPELSFLPGGAAALTTGLAGLLHAGRRRGARVVASAVEHSALLVPARALAAAAQDPGLLAEVPVDARGCVDLPAWGRALSEPGTTVAALQVANQEVGARQPLAAAREAARAHGIPLLVDATAALGREAAPSAYDVLVGDARSWGGPAGVGVLVVPERTRWRRPGAPSELEHGRTDVEPFIPLVLAAAEAWRQSAVDLDEEPTARVLVDRIRSAAAAVPDTEVVGDPVDRLPHITTFSALFVDGEALVDELDRRGIAVASGSACTASTLEPSHVLRAMGVLTHGNVRVTLPLASTLPGGHGEREAAVDRLCRELPGVVADVRGRLGAAGL from the coding sequence GTGACCCCGGACCACCGCGCTCGGGCGCTGCTCGACGCCACCCCCGGGCCGATGCACCCGGCCGCCCTCGAGACGCTGATGGCCGCCCTCGACTCGGGCTGGGCCGACCCGCGCAGGCTGCACCGCGAGGGACGCGCGGCCCGGCGTCTGCTCGACACCGCCCGCGAGTCGGTGGCCGCGCAGCTAGGGGTGCGTCCCCCCGAGCTCAGCTTCCTCCCCGGTGGAGCCGCAGCGCTGACGACGGGCCTCGCCGGCCTCCTGCACGCGGGTCGACGACGAGGCGCCCGGGTGGTCGCCTCGGCCGTCGAGCACTCGGCCCTCCTGGTGCCCGCGCGGGCCCTCGCGGCCGCCGCGCAGGACCCCGGACTCCTGGCCGAGGTGCCGGTCGACGCCCGCGGCTGCGTCGACCTCCCAGCCTGGGGTCGGGCCCTGAGCGAGCCCGGCACCACGGTGGCGGCGCTGCAGGTGGCCAACCAGGAGGTCGGTGCCCGCCAGCCGCTGGCGGCGGCGCGCGAGGCGGCGCGGGCACACGGCATACCGCTGCTCGTGGACGCCACCGCGGCGCTGGGTCGTGAGGCGGCACCCAGCGCCTACGACGTGCTGGTGGGAGACGCCCGCTCCTGGGGCGGTCCCGCGGGCGTGGGGGTGCTCGTCGTGCCCGAGCGCACCAGGTGGCGCCGACCTGGAGCGCCGAGCGAGCTGGAGCACGGCCGCACCGACGTCGAGCCGTTCATCCCGCTGGTGCTCGCGGCGGCCGAGGCCTGGCGGCAGTCCGCAGTCGACCTCGACGAGGAGCCGACGGCCCGCGTGCTCGTCGACCGGATCCGCAGCGCCGCCGCGGCGGTGCCCGACACCGAGGTGGTGGGCGACCCGGTCGACCGGCTCCCGCACATCACGACGTTCTCCGCCCTCTTCGTCGACGGCGAGGCCCTCGTCGACGAGCTCGACCGACGCGGCATCGCCGTGGCCTCCGGGTCGGCCTGCACCGCGAGCACCCTCGAGCCGAGCCACGTGCTGCGCGCGATGGGCGTGCTCACCCACGGCAACGTCCGCGTCACCCTCCCCCTCGCGAGCACCCTGCCGGGTGGGCACGGCGAGCGCGAGGCGGCGGTGGACAGGCTGTGTCGCGAGCTGCCCGGAGTGGTCGCCGACGTGCGCGGCCGGCTCGGCGCGGCCGGGCTGTGA
- a CDS encoding glycerate kinase, with product MRVLLAPDRFSGTLTAAEAAEAMRVGWAAGAAHDHVEVQPLSDGGSGLLDVLGPALGGELLALTVRDPLGTPVPAAVLLVEGGRDGAGGASAPGPTAYIEAAQAVGRHLVGDDHRTPGTLSSAGVGDLVDAALRAGARRIVVGIADTATHDAGAGLLAALGAGAPERLGRGGLALEHVAPADLAGLDDVVRRLAGIDLVVASPHELPLLGLQGASAVEAEGRGATPEQAQALEATFGHLAAVVGRVRPARTDLLSGRALRPEKAPGAGAGGGLGWALHVLGARFADGASLVADAVGLRDRVAACDLVVTGEGSYGWRSLRGRVVSQVAGLALEAGVPCVVLAGQVTVGRREAMAAGLSGTYAVVERPRDVPAALADPAGTLSARSARVATTWSPG from the coding sequence GTGCGCGTCCTCCTGGCCCCCGACCGGTTCTCCGGCACCCTGACCGCCGCCGAAGCCGCCGAGGCGATGCGGGTCGGGTGGGCCGCAGGCGCCGCACACGACCACGTGGAGGTGCAGCCGTTGTCCGACGGAGGCAGCGGCCTGCTCGACGTCCTCGGCCCCGCCCTCGGTGGTGAGCTGCTCGCCCTCACCGTGCGTGACCCGCTCGGCACCCCGGTGCCGGCGGCGGTGCTGCTGGTCGAGGGCGGACGGGACGGGGCAGGGGGCGCGAGTGCGCCGGGGCCCACCGCCTACATCGAGGCGGCGCAGGCCGTCGGTCGCCACCTCGTCGGTGACGACCACCGCACTCCCGGCACCCTCAGCTCGGCGGGTGTCGGCGACCTCGTCGACGCCGCCCTGAGGGCGGGGGCCCGGCGCATCGTCGTCGGCATCGCCGACACGGCGACCCACGACGCCGGCGCCGGCCTGCTGGCGGCGCTCGGCGCGGGCGCGCCCGAGCGGCTGGGTCGCGGGGGTCTCGCCCTCGAGCACGTCGCGCCCGCCGACCTGGCCGGGCTCGACGACGTCGTCCGGCGGCTCGCCGGCATCGACCTCGTCGTCGCCAGCCCCCACGAGCTGCCCCTGCTCGGTCTGCAGGGCGCGAGCGCCGTCGAGGCAGAGGGCCGTGGGGCCACCCCCGAGCAGGCGCAGGCGCTCGAGGCGACGTTCGGCCACCTGGCGGCCGTGGTCGGTCGCGTGCGGCCCGCCCGCACCGACCTGCTCAGCGGTCGCGCGCTCCGTCCGGAGAAGGCTCCGGGGGCCGGCGCCGGTGGCGGGCTCGGCTGGGCGCTGCACGTGCTGGGCGCCAGGTTCGCCGACGGCGCGAGCCTCGTGGCCGACGCGGTCGGCCTGAGGGACCGGGTGGCGGCCTGCGACCTCGTCGTGACGGGGGAGGGCAGCTACGGCTGGCGCAGCCTGCGGGGGCGGGTGGTCTCGCAGGTGGCGGGGCTCGCCCTCGAGGCGGGCGTGCCCTGCGTCGTGCTCGCCGGCCAGGTGACGGTCGGCCGTCGTGAGGCGATGGCAGCAGGGCTCTCGGGCACGTACGCGGTGGTCGAGCGACCGCGCGACGTGCCGGCCGCGCTCGCCGACCCGGCCGGGACCCTGTCGGCGCGGTCGGCGCGCGTGGCCACGACGTGGTCGCCGGGCTGA
- the coxB gene encoding cytochrome c oxidase subunit II, with protein sequence MRKHDERTSRRRRGATLAGLAIACALFLSGCAGNGTFTSGYLPQGQNGGEVTANTARVTTLWNYTWIAALAVGALVWGLTVYVMVRYRRRKEDTGLPPQLRYNVPIEMLYTVVPVFMVAVLFYYTARDESALIDVSKRPDVTVNVVAKQWSWDFNYVTANTYESGVQTQLNNKTGVPENAMPVLFLPEGKRVEFVLNARDVIHDFWVPAFLQKMDMLPGKTNRFQIVPTQQGTFQGKCAELCGAYHSQMLFVVKVVSPAEYDTQMQKLRDAGQSGQLPNTLNREPVLPKDQQLVPSPNGSN encoded by the coding sequence GTGCGGAAGCACGACGAACGAACTTCTCGCCGTAGGCGCGGAGCCACCCTTGCGGGCCTGGCCATCGCCTGCGCGCTGTTCCTGAGCGGGTGCGCCGGCAACGGCACCTTCACCAGCGGTTACCTGCCCCAGGGGCAGAACGGCGGCGAGGTCACCGCCAACACAGCCCGGGTCACCACCTTGTGGAACTACACCTGGATCGCCGCCCTCGCGGTCGGTGCCCTCGTGTGGGGTCTGACGGTCTACGTGATGGTGCGCTACCGCCGCCGCAAGGAGGACACCGGCCTGCCGCCGCAGCTGCGCTACAACGTGCCGATCGAGATGCTCTACACGGTCGTCCCCGTCTTCATGGTCGCGGTGCTCTTCTACTACACCGCCCGCGACGAGTCGGCGTTGATCGACGTCTCGAAGCGTCCCGACGTCACCGTCAACGTCGTGGCCAAGCAGTGGAGCTGGGACTTCAACTACGTCACCGCCAACACCTACGAGTCGGGCGTGCAGACCCAGCTCAACAACAAGACGGGTGTCCCTGAGAACGCCATGCCCGTGCTGTTCCTCCCGGAGGGCAAGCGGGTGGAGTTCGTGCTCAACGCGCGTGACGTCATCCACGACTTCTGGGTGCCGGCGTTCCTGCAGAAGATGGACATGCTCCCCGGCAAGACCAACCGGTTCCAGATCGTGCCCACCCAGCAGGGCACCTTCCAGGGCAAGTGCGCCGAGCTCTGCGGCGCCTACCACTCGCAGATGCTCTTCGTGGTCAAGGTCGTGTCCCCTGCGGAGTACGACACCCAGATGCAGAAGCTGCGCGACGCCGGGCAGAGCGGTCAGCTGCCCAACACCCTCAACCGCGAGCCGGTCCTGCC
- a CDS encoding carbohydrate kinase family protein translates to MQIAVTGSIATDHLMTFKGRFADSLVVEQLDKISVSFLADDLEIRRGGVAANIAFGMANLGLSPVLVGAVGADFADYRSWLERHGVDCHSVHVSESRHTARFVCTTDNDMAQIATFYAGAMSEARQIELGPIADRVGGLDLVLVGANDPEGMLRHTQECRTRGIPFIADPSQQLAFADGETIRPLVDGATYLFTNEYESSLTEQKTGWDAAEIERRVGTRVITRGAQGVTIHRRGEETIHVPVAREVRKADPTGVGDAFRAGFLVGLAGDLQLERCAQLGSMLATYVIETIGTQEYHLGQADFLTRLEASYGARAAAEIAPAVSCRRP, encoded by the coding sequence GTGCAGATCGCCGTGACCGGTTCCATCGCCACCGACCACCTCATGACCTTCAAGGGCCGCTTCGCCGACTCCCTCGTCGTCGAGCAGCTCGACAAGATCTCGGTCTCGTTCCTCGCCGACGACCTCGAGATCCGGCGCGGGGGCGTCGCCGCGAACATCGCGTTCGGGATGGCCAACCTCGGCCTGTCGCCCGTGCTCGTCGGGGCGGTGGGCGCCGACTTCGCCGACTACCGCTCCTGGCTGGAGCGCCATGGCGTCGACTGCCACTCGGTGCACGTCTCCGAGAGCCGGCACACCGCGCGCTTCGTGTGCACCACCGACAACGACATGGCGCAGATCGCGACGTTCTACGCCGGGGCGATGTCGGAGGCCCGGCAGATCGAGCTGGGTCCGATCGCCGACCGGGTGGGGGGCCTCGACCTGGTCCTGGTCGGCGCCAACGACCCCGAGGGCATGCTGCGCCACACCCAGGAGTGCCGCACCCGGGGCATCCCGTTCATCGCCGACCCGTCGCAGCAGCTGGCGTTCGCCGACGGCGAGACGATCCGCCCGCTCGTCGACGGCGCGACCTACCTCTTCACCAACGAGTACGAGTCGAGCCTGACCGAGCAGAAGACCGGCTGGGACGCGGCCGAGATCGAGCGCCGGGTCGGCACCCGGGTCATCACGCGCGGCGCGCAGGGCGTGACCATCCACCGCAGGGGCGAGGAGACCATCCACGTGCCGGTCGCCCGCGAGGTCCGCAAGGCCGACCCCACCGGGGTCGGCGACGCCTTCCGGGCCGGCTTCCTGGTGGGCCTGGCCGGTGACCTGCAGCTCGAGCGCTGTGCCCAGCTCGGCTCGATGCTCGCCACCTACGTCATCGAGACCATCGGCACGCAGGAGTACCACCTCGGTCAGGCCGACTTCCTCACCCGGCTCGAGGCGTCGTACGGTGCCCGGGCCGCGGCCGAGATCGCCCCCGCCGTGTCCTGCCGGCGCCCGTGA
- the aat gene encoding leucyl/phenylalanyl-tRNA--protein transferase — translation MPVVPEPSGWSFDLDGAPPGEDLIGRGADLEPGTLLAAYATGVFPMGLGRQGRPPMGWWSPDPRGVLRLPDLQVSRSMRRSARGFAVTVDSAFDEVVAGCADPGREGRWITPDLARAYARLHALGWAHSIEVRRDGALVGGLYGVALGGLFAGESMFHRATDASKVALMGLVDVLGADGDQRRLVDVQWRTDHLASLGITQVSRSRYRELLAEALRAPLPAPWR, via the coding sequence ATGCCCGTCGTCCCCGAGCCCTCCGGCTGGTCGTTCGACCTCGACGGTGCACCGCCCGGTGAGGACCTCATCGGCAGGGGAGCCGACCTCGAGCCGGGCACCCTGCTCGCCGCCTACGCGACCGGCGTGTTCCCCATGGGCCTGGGGCGACAGGGCCGTCCGCCGATGGGCTGGTGGTCGCCGGACCCCCGCGGGGTGCTGAGGCTGCCCGACCTGCAGGTGTCCCGCTCGATGCGCCGGTCGGCCCGCGGCTTCGCGGTCACCGTCGACTCCGCCTTCGACGAGGTCGTGGCCGGCTGTGCCGACCCGGGGCGCGAGGGTCGCTGGATCACCCCCGACCTGGCCCGGGCCTACGCGCGGCTGCACGCCCTCGGGTGGGCCCACAGCATCGAGGTGCGTCGCGACGGTGCCCTCGTCGGCGGCCTCTACGGGGTCGCCCTCGGCGGCCTCTTCGCCGGCGAGTCGATGTTCCACCGGGCCACCGACGCGTCCAAGGTCGCGCTGATGGGGCTGGTCGACGTGCTCGGCGCCGACGGCGACCAGAGACGGCTGGTCGACGTGCAGTGGCGGACCGACCACCTCGCGAGCCTCGGCATCACGCAGGTGTCCCGGTCGCGCTACCGCGAGCTGCTCGCCGAGGCGCTCCGGGCGCCGCTGCCGGCGCCGTGGCGCTGA
- the erpA gene encoding iron-sulfur cluster insertion protein ErpA → MSVQDQQATTTETETHKVLVTDVAAAKVKSLLEQEGRDDLRLRVGVQPGGCSGLIYQLYFDERSLDGDLVKDYDGVEVVVDRMSAPYLEGATIDFSDTIEKQGFTIDNPNAGSSCACGDSFS, encoded by the coding sequence ATGAGCGTTCAGGACCAGCAGGCCACGACCACCGAGACGGAGACCCACAAGGTCCTCGTGACCGATGTGGCGGCCGCGAAGGTCAAGAGCCTGCTCGAGCAGGAGGGCCGCGACGACCTGCGGCTGCGCGTCGGCGTGCAGCCCGGCGGCTGCTCCGGCCTGATCTACCAGCTCTACTTCGACGAGCGCAGCCTCGACGGTGACCTCGTGAAGGACTACGACGGTGTCGAGGTCGTCGTCGACCGGATGAGTGCCCCCTACCTCGAGGGCGCGACGATCGACTTCTCCGACACCATCGAGAAGCAGGGTTTCACCATCGACAACCCCAACGCCGGCAGCTCGTGCGCCTGCGGTGACAGCTTCAGCTGA